From a single Candidatus Zixiibacteriota bacterium genomic region:
- a CDS encoding efflux RND transporter periplasmic adaptor subunit, producing the protein MNAKKPLAIAFFLALTACSRERPVGRGGGEANALRGVEVEVVQPTLGEDFFEATGTVVSRRTATLSSKIVGTVVAVAVREGDRVPRGKTVVEIDNRDLRAELQGAEAALDEIERAVKGAELGLVAARGQRELAYATFKRYESLIARGSVAPQEYDEVRTRYAIADAEAGRAEENLQSLRARKEQAKARLAYARAVLSYTAIAAPFDALVTAKTAEAGMLASPGSPLLTLEEAGHYRLELQVGESRMGHVALGKTVPVVLDAVEQELSGNVAEIVPAADPRSRTFTVKVALPSHPAIRSGLYGKARFSLGKRTVLSVPAAALLRRGQLVGIYVANPEGIVRFRLVTTGERYGDRVEILSGLKAGERVVTKGIERVDEGSKLPRQARSEEAKIGISR; encoded by the coding sequence ATGAATGCGAAGAAACCGCTGGCGATCGCGTTCTTTCTGGCGCTTACCGCCTGCTCTCGGGAAAGGCCGGTAGGCCGGGGCGGGGGCGAGGCCAACGCCCTTCGAGGCGTCGAGGTCGAGGTCGTTCAACCGACGCTCGGGGAGGATTTTTTCGAGGCCACCGGCACGGTCGTGTCGAGGAGAACCGCGACGCTTTCCAGCAAGATCGTCGGGACCGTGGTCGCGGTCGCCGTCAGGGAAGGCGACCGGGTACCCAGGGGAAAAACGGTCGTCGAGATCGACAATCGGGATCTTCGGGCCGAGCTTCAGGGTGCCGAGGCGGCGCTCGACGAGATCGAAAGGGCCGTGAAAGGCGCCGAATTGGGGCTGGTTGCGGCCCGCGGGCAACGAGAGCTGGCATACGCCACCTTCAAGCGGTACGAGTCGCTGATCGCGAGAGGATCGGTGGCTCCTCAGGAGTACGACGAGGTGAGGACCAGATACGCGATCGCGGATGCCGAGGCGGGACGCGCGGAGGAAAATCTGCAATCCCTGAGGGCCAGGAAGGAGCAGGCGAAGGCCAGGCTCGCTTATGCCAGGGCCGTGCTCAGCTACACGGCGATCGCCGCTCCCTTTGATGCTCTGGTCACGGCAAAAACCGCCGAGGCGGGCATGCTGGCGTCTCCCGGCAGCCCCCTTCTGACGCTCGAAGAAGCCGGTCACTATCGCCTCGAGCTTCAAGTCGGGGAGTCACGGATGGGGCATGTGGCTCTCGGGAAGACGGTTCCGGTTGTGCTCGATGCCGTCGAGCAGGAACTTTCCGGAAACGTGGCCGAGATCGTCCCCGCCGCGGACCCAAGGAGTCGCACTTTCACCGTGAAAGTCGCTCTTCCGTCCCATCCCGCGATCCGCTCCGGACTCTATGGAAAGGCGAGGTTTTCTCTGGGAAAGCGCACTGTCTTGAGCGTCCCTGCCGCGGCGCTTTTGCGGAGGGGACAGCTCGTCGGAATCTACGTCGCGAACCCTGAAGGGATCGTCCGTTTCCGGCTGGTCACGACGGGAGAGCGCTACGGGGACCGCGTGGAGATTCTCTCCGGGCTCAAGGCGGGCGAGCGAGTCGTCACGAAAGGCATCGAGCGCGTCGACGAAGGAAGCAAGCTTCCACGCCAGGCTCGCTCTGAGGAGGCGAAAATTGGGATTAGCCGGTAA
- a CDS encoding TolC family protein, with the protein MKQAPRMAGVFFCMTLLLCRWPALAQDQTPLTLAEAVQLALTNNRRLQAVARQSEAAASGVGQARGAFFPRLDLVEGFTYSDKPTLVFSGLLDQASFKQRNFAIGSLNEPPPLTNLSSQIRLEQPLYTGGRLSANLRQAQLSAEASEDIKRRAQQDVVFRATEAYYQALLADGNLEVVERALASARAHRRRAEDLFQKGLTVRSDFLRAEVLVGGLEREKMEAENLVAISRARLRHVLGIETEKFRLTERVNEDRLPLEDFHRLVAVARSSRPDLKAAEKDVEKATESMRAARADYYPALGFVTQFEGNTRKFSTSGESFAVFITARWNLFNGFATQEKEREARALTGRARLLRDDLLQAIAVEVEEAYLGLRSSRRQVAVASQNVDQAAESLRIVKDRYEVGLAKSVDVVDGEAALKRAEQDLLQARINSQIFRARLNLATGALP; encoded by the coding sequence ATGAAACAGGCGCCGAGGATGGCCGGGGTTTTCTTTTGCATGACGCTGCTCCTGTGCCGCTGGCCCGCGCTGGCTCAAGATCAGACGCCTCTCACGTTGGCCGAGGCCGTTCAGCTGGCTTTGACGAACAACCGCCGCTTGCAGGCTGTGGCGCGACAGTCGGAGGCTGCTGCCAGCGGCGTCGGTCAGGCGCGGGGGGCTTTCTTCCCTCGCCTGGACCTCGTCGAGGGATTTACTTACAGCGACAAGCCGACGCTGGTATTTTCCGGTCTCCTGGATCAAGCCAGCTTCAAGCAGAGGAACTTCGCGATCGGATCCCTCAACGAACCTCCCCCGCTGACCAACCTCAGCAGCCAGATTCGCCTGGAGCAGCCCCTTTACACGGGGGGAAGGCTGTCGGCAAATCTCCGGCAGGCCCAATTGAGCGCCGAAGCCTCGGAAGATATAAAACGGCGGGCGCAGCAGGATGTGGTCTTTCGCGCCACCGAGGCTTACTACCAGGCGCTCCTGGCCGATGGAAATCTTGAAGTCGTGGAGCGCGCGCTGGCGTCCGCGCGCGCCCATCGAAGACGAGCGGAAGATCTCTTCCAAAAGGGGCTCACCGTTCGCTCCGATTTCCTGCGCGCCGAGGTTCTGGTCGGCGGCCTGGAGAGAGAAAAGATGGAAGCCGAAAACCTTGTCGCGATCAGCCGCGCACGGCTAAGACACGTCCTGGGGATCGAGACGGAAAAGTTTCGCTTGACCGAGCGCGTGAACGAGGACCGTCTCCCGCTGGAGGACTTTCACCGCCTCGTTGCCGTGGCGAGATCCTCTCGCCCCGATCTGAAGGCCGCGGAAAAGGACGTGGAGAAGGCGACGGAAAGCATGCGCGCCGCCCGAGCGGATTACTATCCCGCTCTGGGATTCGTCACCCAATTCGAGGGCAACACCCGGAAATTCAGCACGAGCGGCGAGAGCTTCGCCGTGTTCATCACGGCCAGGTGGAACCTGTTTAATGGCTTCGCCACGCAAGAGAAGGAGAGAGAAGCCAGAGCCCTGACCGGACGCGCCCGGTTGCTCCGCGACGATCTGCTTCAGGCGATCGCCGTCGAGGTCGAAGAGGCCTATCTGGGGCTCCGCTCGTCGCGCCGGCAGGTCGCCGTGGCCAGCCAGAACGTGGACCAGGCCGCGGAGAGCCTCAGGATCGTCAAGGACCGCTACGAGGTCGGGTTGGCGAAAAGCGTCGACGTCGTGGACGGAGAAGCGGCGTTGAAAAGAGCGGAGCAGGACCTCCTCCAGGCTCGGATCAACAGCCAAATCTTTCGCGCGCGACTGAATCTTGCCACAGGGGCGCTGCCATGA
- a CDS encoding ZIP family metal transporter translates to MDSIVAGSVASLTAGLATGLGALPALVMAGKPERALDAMLGFAAGVMVAAASFGLLLPSLRLGSVWAAGPGFLAGAAFLDLASLAFQRFHPAQGADGTSSRLRRVWLLVLAMVIHNIPEGLSVGMSFGQENQSAGTVMAIAIGLHNMPEGLAVALTIVREGYGRGRAVGSALLSGLTEPLVGIPSLVLVSGAQALLLSGLAFAAGAMLYVVFGEMIPESQSRGYRREATVGAVLGFLWMVLLDRLFA, encoded by the coding sequence ATGGACTCGATCGTCGCCGGATCCGTAGCCAGTCTCACCGCCGGCCTCGCCACCGGTCTGGGAGCCTTGCCGGCTCTGGTCATGGCCGGGAAGCCCGAGCGAGCTCTCGATGCGATGCTCGGTTTCGCCGCCGGGGTCATGGTCGCCGCCGCCAGTTTCGGGCTGCTCCTTCCCTCGTTGCGGCTGGGCAGCGTATGGGCCGCGGGCCCGGGCTTTCTCGCCGGCGCCGCCTTCCTGGACCTCGCCAGTTTGGCGTTCCAGCGCTTTCATCCGGCCCAGGGCGCCGATGGCACCTCATCCCGCCTTCGCAGGGTCTGGCTGCTCGTTCTAGCCATGGTCATCCACAACATTCCCGAGGGGCTCTCCGTGGGCATGAGCTTCGGACAAGAAAACCAGTCGGCGGGAACAGTCATGGCAATTGCAATCGGGCTGCACAATATGCCCGAGGGTTTGGCCGTCGCCCTGACCATCGTTCGCGAAGGGTACGGCAGGGGGCGCGCCGTCGGGAGCGCGCTCTTGAGCGGTCTGACGGAGCCTCTGGTCGGAATCCCGAGTCTCGTGCTCGTCAGTGGAGCTCAGGCGCTGCTCCTGTCTGGTTTGGCCTTTGCGGCCGGCGCCATGCTGTACGTTGTGTTCGGCGAAATGATTCCGGAGAGTCAAAGCCGCGGCTATCGACGCGAGGCGACCGTCGGCGCGGTTTTGGGGTTTCTGTGGATGGTCCTGCTGGACCGCCTGTTTGCCTAG
- a CDS encoding ZIP family metal transporter, with protein MTVLLTIASVLAVSLVSLVGVLTLSMDEARVRALATFFVSFAVGALLGDAFIHLIPGTFEAFAAAGASLAASLLILAGMMAFFVVEKLLRHTHGVLHAHHHPGETVRRPELAAINVLGDAIHNFIDGLVIGASYLAGPTLGISTTIAVVLHEIPQELGDFGILVHSGLSVRRAVLLNLASASVAIVGAGVSLGAGTVAHEAVTRTLLPVTAGGFVYLAAADLIPELQHDRSVRALGLQTGLITTGIAVMGLLTFVE; from the coding sequence ATGACGGTGCTGCTCACGATCGCCAGCGTTCTGGCGGTCAGTCTCGTGTCGCTTGTCGGGGTGCTGACGCTGTCGATGGACGAAGCCCGCGTGCGCGCCCTGGCCACCTTTTTCGTCAGCTTCGCCGTCGGCGCGCTTCTGGGCGACGCGTTCATCCACCTGATCCCGGGGACTTTCGAAGCGTTTGCAGCCGCTGGAGCATCGCTGGCAGCCTCGCTTTTGATTCTCGCCGGCATGATGGCCTTTTTCGTCGTCGAGAAGCTTCTTCGCCACACGCACGGCGTGCTCCACGCGCACCACCATCCCGGCGAAACGGTTCGCCGGCCCGAGCTCGCGGCGATCAACGTTCTCGGCGACGCGATCCACAATTTCATCGACGGGCTGGTGATCGGCGCGAGCTATCTTGCCGGCCCGACGCTCGGGATATCGACCACGATCGCGGTCGTGCTCCACGAGATCCCGCAGGAGCTCGGCGATTTCGGAATCCTGGTTCACAGCGGCTTGAGCGTGCGCAGGGCGGTCCTGCTCAATCTGGCATCGGCGAGCGTGGCGATCGTCGGCGCGGGGGTGTCGCTGGGAGCAGGAACCGTGGCTCACGAGGCCGTCACCAGGACTTTGCTGCCCGTCACGGCCGGCGGCTTCGTGTACCTGGCCGCGGCGGATTTGATTCCGGAGCTGCAGCACGACCGCAGCGTTCGCGCGCTGGGCCTGCAGACCGGCCTGATCACGACGGGGATCGCGGTGATGGGTCTCCTGACGTTCGTCGAATGA
- a CDS encoding ABC transporter substrate-binding protein: MGTEAMAAGFISIARVLFGVVLACAVTPGNLRAGVPGDQVRATADRVLRILNDPKLARPAAREERRQKLREAIYPRFDFPEMARRSLGAAWRRITPAERQEFVKLFTQLLEDSYIRNIESYHGERIVYGRETEEQGFAEVATKIVTDKGEEIAVNYRLHKTDGDWKVYDVVIENVSLVNNYRAQFSRLLNQMTFAEVLDRIRRQLSKS; encoded by the coding sequence ATGGGAACTGAAGCAATGGCGGCAGGATTTATCTCGATCGCGCGCGTTCTGTTCGGTGTAGTGCTCGCCTGCGCCGTGACTCCGGGAAATCTCCGCGCCGGGGTCCCCGGCGATCAGGTGCGCGCGACCGCCGACAGGGTTCTGCGGATCCTCAACGATCCGAAATTGGCCCGGCCCGCAGCGAGGGAGGAGCGCCGGCAAAAGCTGCGCGAGGCGATCTATCCCAGATTCGACTTTCCCGAGATGGCGCGGCGCTCGCTCGGCGCCGCCTGGCGGCGCATCACTCCGGCGGAGCGGCAGGAATTCGTCAAGCTCTTCACGCAGCTTCTCGAGGATTCTTACATCCGGAACATCGAGTCCTATCACGGCGAAAGGATCGTCTACGGCCGCGAGACCGAGGAACAGGGTTTCGCCGAGGTGGCCACCAAGATCGTCACCGACAAAGGCGAGGAGATCGCGGTGAATTACAGGCTCCACAAAACCGATGGAGACTGGAAAGTCTACGACGTTGTGATCGAGAACGTGAGCCTGGTGAACAATTACCGGGCGCAGTTCAGCCGCCTGCTGAACCAGATGACGTTCGCCGAGGTGCTCGACCGCATCCGGCGGCAGTTGTCGAAATCGTAG
- a CDS encoding YSC84-related protein translates to MRATIFLVVAALFAACATVSPENAMQADVDQAAAIIERFEAIPESGIPPAVMRAARGLAILNVTKAGFVGSVRGGSGIVVQRTETGWSGPSAIGAAGIGAGFQAGVEISELVIVLNTPAAVEAFARGGSFTLGGALSVAAGPVGRTAEAAVGLQAAVYTYSRSQGLFAGVSLEGTVLTTRDELNAAYYGKPVSARDILSGKVQPPAGARRLLAVLSKY, encoded by the coding sequence ATGAGAGCAACCATTTTTCTCGTCGTTGCGGCGTTGTTCGCGGCGTGCGCTACGGTTTCTCCCGAAAACGCGATGCAGGCGGATGTGGACCAGGCGGCGGCCATCATCGAACGCTTCGAGGCGATCCCGGAATCGGGAATTCCGCCCGCCGTCATGCGCGCGGCACGAGGACTGGCGATCCTCAACGTCACGAAGGCCGGATTCGTAGGCAGCGTTCGAGGGGGGAGCGGGATCGTGGTGCAGCGGACCGAAACCGGCTGGAGCGGCCCTTCGGCGATCGGCGCGGCAGGGATCGGAGCCGGCTTTCAGGCCGGCGTCGAGATCTCCGAGCTGGTCATCGTGCTCAACACTCCGGCCGCCGTGGAGGCGTTCGCGCGAGGCGGCAGTTTCACTCTCGGCGGGGCTCTGAGCGTGGCGGCCGGCCCCGTCGGGCGCACCGCGGAGGCCGCGGTGGGCTTGCAGGCGGCCGTTTACACCTACAGCCGCAGTCAGGGCCTTTTCGCCGGCGTCTCTCTCGAGGGAACGGTCCTGACCACGCGCGACGAGCTCAACGCGGCGTATTACGGCAAACCCGTGTCGGCGCGGGATATCCTTTCCGGCAAGGTGCAGCCGCCGGCTGGCGCGCGGAGGTTGCTCGCCGTATTGTCCAAATATTGA
- a CDS encoding histidine phosphatase family protein yields MTVEVPRVPLFARPFYFLRHGETEANVLRIVAGSRDVPLTELGHVQAREAAALLAGRGITAICSSALQRARQTARYVAEALELPVTIVPELGERNWGALEGRPRDLCLAGVTPPGGETEEEFSSRVLRGFARVEPEGLPLIVSHSGVFRVLCRVLGVEPPGERIENARPVLCLPPDARSPIWRLELL; encoded by the coding sequence ATGACGGTGGAGGTCCCGAGGGTTCCGCTCTTCGCGCGGCCTTTTTACTTTCTGCGCCACGGGGAGACCGAGGCGAACGTGCTCAGGATTGTGGCCGGCTCGCGCGACGTCCCCCTGACCGAGCTGGGGCACGTCCAGGCGCGCGAGGCGGCCGCGTTGCTCGCGGGACGCGGCATTACGGCGATCTGCTCGAGCGCGCTGCAGCGCGCGCGCCAGACCGCGCGGTACGTCGCGGAAGCCCTGGAGCTGCCCGTGACCATCGTTCCGGAGCTGGGGGAGCGTAACTGGGGCGCGCTCGAAGGCCGACCGCGCGACCTGTGCCTCGCCGGGGTCACCCCTCCAGGAGGCGAGACCGAGGAGGAGTTTTCGAGTCGGGTCTTGCGCGGTTTCGCCAGGGTCGAGCCGGAAGGGCTTCCGCTGATCGTCTCTCATTCGGGCGTGTTCCGCGTCCTGTGCCGCGTCCTGGGAGTCGAGCCGCCGGGCGAGCGCATCGAAAACGCGCGGCCCGTGCTCTGCCTGCCGCCGGACGCCCGCAGCCCGATCTGGCGGCTCGAGCTGTTGTGA
- a CDS encoding MBL fold metallo-hydrolase, translating to MQPARAATSGPALTPISGVAGKGPACFLVEAGSVRLLLDLGYGPQPGLLPDVSGVGEVDALVLSHGHRDHAGGLSLMSKIGNPPVFATEWVCRGLPAGVESRVLPLAGSTDIVGIRVDTGRSGHAPGGVWLRLHVGGGLLYMGDHSSESILYRYDAPPPARTVILDASYGADDTPLARQFASFDAVFSAGDVLLPVPADGRGPEIALYLARRGCAVRVDEAVRAGLRRLAEEGRESLHPGTETEIARIAATAGPIDGTQGVMLASRADATAGEAARRVAEWGGAARPAIVFTGYVPPGTPAERLIKSGRARYLRWNVHPRLSDNVALVRSAGPATVVPAFCEREALDELARAFAPAEVAAAGVVRL from the coding sequence ATGCAACCGGCTCGTGCCGCGACATCCGGACCCGCGCTCACCCCGATCTCGGGCGTCGCCGGGAAGGGACCGGCCTGCTTTCTCGTGGAGGCCGGAAGCGTTCGCCTGCTGCTCGATCTCGGCTACGGGCCTCAGCCGGGACTGCTGCCCGACGTAAGCGGCGTCGGCGAGGTCGACGCTCTTGTCCTGAGCCATGGCCACCGGGACCACGCGGGCGGCCTGTCCCTGATGTCGAAGATCGGGAATCCTCCCGTTTTCGCCACCGAGTGGGTTTGCCGGGGCCTTCCGGCAGGCGTCGAATCCCGCGTCCTGCCGCTTGCAGGCTCGACCGACATCGTCGGGATACGGGTCGACACGGGCCGTTCGGGCCACGCGCCGGGCGGCGTCTGGCTTCGTCTGCATGTGGGCGGCGGTCTTCTCTACATGGGCGACCACTCGAGCGAGTCGATTCTCTACCGCTACGACGCTCCCCCGCCCGCGCGGACGGTCATCCTCGACGCCTCCTACGGAGCCGACGACACGCCGCTTGCCAGACAGTTTGCGAGCTTCGATGCGGTCTTTTCCGCGGGCGACGTTTTGCTGCCGGTTCCGGCTGACGGCCGGGGGCCCGAGATCGCTCTCTACCTCGCGCGCCGGGGTTGCGCCGTGCGCGTGGATGAAGCCGTGCGCGCCGGGCTGCGGCGCCTGGCGGAAGAGGGCCGGGAGTCGCTGCATCCTGGGACTGAAACGGAGATCGCCCGAATCGCGGCGACCGCCGGGCCGATCGACGGAACGCAGGGAGTGATGCTCGCGAGCCGCGCCGACGCGACGGCCGGAGAGGCCGCGCGCCGGGTCGCGGAATGGGGAGGTGCTGCACGGCCGGCGATCGTTTTTACAGGCTACGTTCCGCCGGGCACTCCGGCGGAACGGCTGATCAAGAGCGGCCGGGCGCGATATCTGCGCTGGAACGTTCACCCACGCCTGTCCGACAACGTCGCCCTCGTCCGGTCGGCCGGGCCGGCCACCGTAGTTCCGGCGTTCTGCGAACGCGAGGCTCTCGACGAGCTCGCGCGCGCCTTTGCTCCGGCCGAAGTCGCGGCGGCCGGCGTGGTGCGCCTATGA
- the glgP gene encoding alpha-glucan family phosphorylase has product MPVESDRWIAYFSMEIGLEAAMPTYSGGLGVLAGDTLRAAADLKVPLVGVTLLHRKGYFYQRLDPSGWQTEEPVDWVVEDFLAETPHRTAVVIEGRSVQLRAWKYELRGAGNFIVPVYFLDSDLPDNSEWDRTLTHFLYGGDQRYRLAQEIILGIGGVRMLRAIGYDAISRFHMNEGHAGLLALELLDEEARKAGREKIEPRDVEVVRKKCIFTTHTPVAAGHDQFPLDLVDRLLARREVHEMKDVFCCEGILNMTYLALNLSHYVNGVAKRHGEISRLMFAGYNIDAITNGVHAATWTSGPFRRLFDQYIPGWQQDNFSLRYALSIPAEDIWRAHMRAKRSLILDINRQTNAGMDVDVLTIGFARRAAAYKRADLLVSDLARLKEIASGGRLQIVYAGKAHPHDASGKESIQRVVRALQSLRGSVKGVYLENYDLELGKKLTSGVDVWLNTPQPPLEASGTSGMKAALNGVPSLSVLDGWWIEGCIEGVTGWSIGPKPAGDEAKNHSRDAAALYEKLQDVVVPLFYGNRNGFIDVMRHAIALNGSFFNTHRMLQQYVLKAYF; this is encoded by the coding sequence ATGCCGGTCGAATCCGACAGGTGGATCGCCTATTTTTCCATGGAGATCGGGCTGGAAGCGGCCATGCCCACGTACAGCGGCGGGCTCGGCGTGCTCGCGGGGGACACGTTGCGGGCTGCGGCCGATCTGAAGGTTCCCCTCGTGGGCGTGACGCTCCTTCATCGCAAGGGGTATTTCTACCAGAGGCTGGATCCCAGTGGATGGCAGACGGAAGAGCCGGTGGATTGGGTGGTCGAGGATTTTCTCGCCGAAACCCCGCACCGGACCGCCGTCGTGATCGAAGGTCGAAGCGTGCAGCTCCGCGCGTGGAAATACGAGCTGCGCGGCGCCGGGAACTTCATCGTCCCGGTCTACTTCCTGGACTCCGACCTTCCGGACAACTCCGAGTGGGACCGGACCCTGACGCATTTCCTTTACGGCGGCGATCAACGCTATCGCCTGGCTCAGGAGATCATTCTCGGCATCGGCGGCGTGAGAATGCTCCGGGCGATTGGCTACGACGCCATCAGCCGATTCCACATGAACGAAGGACACGCCGGTTTGCTGGCGCTCGAGCTTCTGGACGAGGAGGCGAGAAAGGCCGGCAGGGAGAAGATCGAGCCGCGCGACGTGGAGGTGGTCCGGAAAAAGTGCATCTTCACGACCCATACGCCGGTCGCGGCGGGCCACGACCAGTTTCCGCTCGATCTCGTCGATCGTCTCCTGGCGCGCCGGGAAGTCCACGAGATGAAGGACGTCTTCTGCTGCGAGGGGATCCTGAACATGACGTACCTCGCGCTGAACCTGAGCCACTACGTGAACGGGGTCGCCAAGCGCCACGGCGAGATCTCGCGGCTGATGTTCGCGGGGTACAACATCGACGCGATCACCAACGGCGTGCACGCCGCCACCTGGACTTCGGGGCCATTCCGCAGGCTCTTCGATCAGTATATTCCGGGGTGGCAGCAAGACAATTTCAGCCTCCGCTACGCGCTCAGCATTCCGGCCGAGGACATCTGGCGCGCCCACATGCGGGCGAAGCGGTCGCTGATCCTGGACATCAACCGACAGACGAACGCCGGGATGGACGTCGACGTGCTGACGATCGGCTTCGCGCGCCGCGCGGCGGCGTACAAGCGCGCCGATCTTCTCGTTTCGGATCTCGCGCGGCTGAAGGAGATCGCGTCGGGCGGCAGGTTGCAGATCGTCTACGCGGGCAAGGCGCACCCGCATGACGCCTCGGGCAAGGAATCGATCCAGCGCGTCGTTCGCGCCCTGCAGTCGCTGCGGGGCTCGGTCAAAGGGGTCTACCTGGAGAACTACGACCTGGAGCTCGGGAAGAAGCTGACCTCGGGAGTCGACGTCTGGCTCAACACGCCTCAGCCGCCGCTCGAGGCCTCGGGAACCAGCGGCATGAAGGCCGCGCTCAACGGCGTTCCCAGCCTCAGCGTGCTCGACGGGTGGTGGATCGAGGGATGCATCGAAGGCGTGACCGGCTGGTCGATCGGACCGAAGCCCGCGGGCGACGAAGCGAAGAATCACTCTCGCGACGCGGCGGCGCTCTACGAGAAGCTGCAGGACGTCGTGGTTCCGCTGTTCTACGGCAACCGCAACGGCTTCATCGACGTGATGCGGCACGCGATCGCGCTCAACGGCTCGTTCTTCAACACCCATCGGATGCTGCAACAGTACGTGTTGAAAGCGTATTTTTGA
- a CDS encoding efflux transporter outer membrane subunit → MNECGRTMFILETTRASRRYEVSRAAVRFSGALSVALALWGCFTVGPDYVEPETRLPAAWSRELGGGLSAASPAEDGLARWWTVLGDPDLSALIERAAAGNRNLKVALARVREARARRAIAEAGYFPQVNFTASAARSRGSEQTGAGETRELYKTGFDATWEIDVFGRVRRSVEAAQGDLEASVADYHDVLVTVLAEVAVNYVEARTLQAQLQVAEENVEAQTETLQLTEWRFEAGLVSRLDVEQARSNLENTRAQLPRLRSDIEAARNRIAVLVGVHPGALDAELSARKPIPQPPVEIAVGVPAETLRRRPDVRRAERQLAAQTARVGVATADLYPRLSLPGSIGLEALSGDRLFSAGSRAASLAGSLVWTIFKGGAIRRAIEAQSALQQQALEQYEAAVLTALEDVENALVAYAGEQERQRALAEADQAARHAAQLARDQYASGLVDFQTVLDAERTSLASQDQLVQSRGRVASNLIALYKSLGGGWTQLAGLQP, encoded by the coding sequence ATGAATGAATGCGGAAGGACCATGTTCATCCTGGAGACGACACGCGCGAGTCGCCGGTACGAGGTGTCCCGCGCAGCCGTGCGGTTCTCGGGCGCTCTATCCGTCGCGCTCGCGCTGTGGGGTTGCTTTACGGTCGGGCCCGACTACGTCGAGCCCGAGACGAGGTTGCCGGCCGCATGGAGCCGCGAACTCGGCGGCGGCCTGAGCGCGGCGTCGCCGGCAGAGGATGGACTCGCCCGCTGGTGGACCGTGCTGGGCGATCCCGATCTGTCGGCGCTGATCGAGCGGGCCGCGGCGGGTAACCGGAACCTCAAGGTCGCGCTGGCGCGCGTGCGCGAGGCCCGGGCCCGGCGCGCCATCGCCGAGGCCGGATACTTTCCACAGGTCAACTTCACCGCGTCCGCCGCGCGCAGCCGTGGCAGCGAGCAGACCGGCGCGGGAGAAACGCGCGAGCTGTACAAGACCGGGTTCGACGCCACGTGGGAAATCGACGTCTTCGGCCGGGTGCGCCGTTCCGTCGAGGCGGCGCAGGGGGACCTCGAGGCGAGCGTGGCGGATTACCACGACGTGCTCGTGACAGTGCTCGCGGAGGTCGCGGTCAACTACGTGGAGGCGCGCACTCTCCAGGCCCAACTCCAGGTGGCGGAGGAAAACGTCGAAGCACAGACGGAAACCCTGCAGCTCACCGAATGGCGATTCGAGGCCGGCCTCGTGAGCAGGCTCGACGTGGAACAGGCGAGGTCCAATCTCGAGAACACACGCGCGCAGCTCCCGCGGTTGCGCTCCGACATCGAGGCGGCCAGGAACCGGATCGCGGTGCTGGTCGGGGTTCATCCGGGCGCGCTCGACGCGGAGTTGTCGGCGCGAAAGCCGATACCCCAACCGCCCGTCGAGATCGCGGTCGGGGTGCCCGCCGAGACTCTACGGCGCCGGCCGGACGTTCGCCGCGCGGAGCGGCAGCTCGCCGCGCAGACCGCGCGCGTCGGGGTCGCCACGGCCGATCTCTATCCCCGGCTCTCCCTGCCTGGATCCATCGGTTTGGAAGCGCTCTCGGGCGATCGGCTGTTCTCCGCCGGAAGCCGGGCGGCGAGCCTCGCCGGGAGCCTCGTCTGGACAATTTTCAAGGGCGGAGCGATCCGTCGGGCGATCGAAGCCCAAAGCGCGCTCCAGCAGCAGGCATTGGAGCAGTACGAAGCCGCCGTTCTTACCGCGCTCGAAGACGTCGAGAACGCCCTGGTCGCCTATGCCGGAGAACAGGAGCGGCAGCGGGCGCTCGCGGAGGCGGATCAGGCCGCCCGGCACGCGGCGCAGCTGGCGCGCGACCAGTACGCGTCTGGTCTGGTCGACTTCCAGACGGTGCTGGACGCGGAGCGAACGTCGCTTGCGTCCCAGGACCAGCTGGTCCAGAGCCGCGGGCGGGTCGCCTCCAATCTCATCGCCCTGTACAAGTCGCTCGGCGGCGGCTGGACGCAGCTTGCGGGCCTTCAGCCGTGA